The following coding sequences lie in one Acidobacteriota bacterium genomic window:
- the truA gene encoding tRNA pseudouridine(38-40) synthase TruA, whose protein sequence is MTTYRIDLAYDGGDFRGYAIQPNVRTVQGALEAQLSLHIPDVKTIVAGRTDAGVHATGQVVSFSTDHEIIPDKIKRSLNKRLAPSIAVSSFEPVDDDFHARFDAVSRVYRYQILDRLHPDPFLAGRVWHVHHDLDVAVMHRVAQLFIGTMDFASFCRAAVGRSTERSVISTAWAREGELTVFRIEASSFCHQMVRSIVALCVDVGRGKLPEGDVPAVIESRDRRGGNGAAPARGLTLVEVKYP, encoded by the coding sequence ATGACGACCTATCGGATCGACCTCGCCTACGACGGGGGCGACTTCCGAGGGTACGCAATTCAACCAAACGTGCGCACGGTGCAGGGGGCGTTGGAGGCACAGCTTTCGCTGCACATCCCCGATGTGAAAACGATTGTCGCGGGTCGGACCGACGCCGGAGTTCACGCAACTGGCCAGGTCGTCAGCTTCTCCACAGATCATGAGATCATCCCAGACAAGATAAAGCGCTCGTTGAACAAGAGGCTTGCCCCGTCAATTGCGGTGTCGTCATTTGAGCCGGTTGACGACGATTTTCATGCCAGGTTTGACGCCGTTAGCAGGGTGTATCGATATCAGATCTTGGACCGTTTACACCCCGATCCCTTCCTCGCCGGTCGTGTATGGCACGTGCACCATGATCTCGATGTGGCTGTGATGCACCGTGTTGCTCAACTCTTCATCGGGACGATGGATTTTGCGTCCTTTTGTCGTGCCGCCGTTGGGCGTTCAACCGAACGGTCGGTGATATCGACAGCGTGGGCCAGGGAGGGCGAGCTCACAGTCTTCAGGATCGAGGCGTCGTCGTTTTGCCATCAGATGGTGCGTTCGATTGTTGCGCTGTGTGTCGATGTCGGCAGGGGAAAGCTCCCCGAGGGTGATGTGCCTGCGGTCATCGAGTCAAGAGACCGTCGCGGAGGCAACGGTGCCGCCCCGGCCCGCGGTCTCACACTCGTCGAGGTGAAATACCCCTAG
- the rpsD gene encoding 30S ribosomal protein S4, which translates to MARYTGPRTKVSRRARQLLDENKAKYFDRRPYPPGEHGRGRIRESLYQVQLREKQKLKFIYGVLEKQFRRYYRESSRQAGITGENLMVILETRLDNVVYRAGLAATRPQARQLVNHAHFLVNGKKVDIPSFQVSAGDVVTVKERSRNTLPIQHSIDTIDRSAPEWMTVDKTDRKITVDSMPTREQIDTDIKEQLIVELYSK; encoded by the coding sequence ATGGCTCGTTACACCGGACCACGCACCAAGGTTTCGCGTCGTGCCCGACAGTTGCTCGACGAAAACAAGGCAAAGTACTTTGACCGTCGGCCGTACCCGCCGGGTGAGCACGGCCGCGGTCGGATCCGTGAATCGCTGTACCAAGTTCAGCTCCGCGAGAAGCAGAAGCTGAAGTTCATCTACGGCGTTCTCGAAAAGCAGTTCCGCCGGTACTACCGCGAATCGTCTCGCCAGGCCGGCATTACGGGTGAGAACCTGATGGTGATTCTTGAGACACGTCTCGACAACGTTGTCTACCGCGCCGGTTTGGCGGCGACCCGCCCGCAGGCTCGTCAGTTGGTGAACCACGCCCACTTTCTGGTCAACGGCAAGAAGGTTGACATCCCTTCCTTCCAAGTTTCTGCCGGAGATGTTGTGACGGTGAAGGAGCGTTCTCGTAACACCTTGCCGATTCAGCACTCTATAGACACCATTGATCGATCAGCTCCCGAGTGGATGACAGTCGACAAGACAGATCGCAAGATCACAGTCGACTCGATGCCAACACGGGAACAGATTGACACCGATATTAAAGAGCAGCTCATCGTCGAGCTGTACTCAAAGTAA
- a CDS encoding NUDIX hydrolase encodes MNIPQVINSLQSYSASLDEQQALKDTLALLADTDAPFSGEQLVPGHITASGFVVDTTQRRTLLIYHGKLGIWVQPGGHVESEDATLEAAARREVTEETGVELSKRAGILFDIDAHDIPAHGDQPGHVHFDVRFAFQAASDRLTPSSEVRAAEWIGFDDVLAAQYDESVKRPATKLLTMVMDVTSPFNR; translated from the coding sequence ATGAACATCCCGCAAGTTATCAATTCGTTGCAGTCGTATTCGGCGTCGCTCGATGAACAGCAAGCTCTCAAGGACACCCTTGCTTTGTTGGCCGATACCGATGCACCGTTTTCCGGTGAGCAACTCGTGCCGGGTCATATCACTGCGTCGGGTTTTGTCGTCGATACGACACAGCGTCGCACGCTGTTGATTTACCACGGCAAGCTTGGCATCTGGGTGCAACCCGGCGGGCATGTCGAGTCTGAGGACGCAACTCTTGAAGCTGCCGCCCGTCGAGAAGTGACCGAGGAGACCGGTGTGGAACTCTCCAAGCGTGCCGGAATTCTGTTCGATATCGATGCCCACGACATTCCGGCGCATGGAGACCAACCTGGTCATGTGCACTTTGATGTTCGGTTTGCCTTCCAGGCGGCCTCAGATCGGCTGACACCGTCGAGCGAGGTCCGCGCCGCCGAGTGGATCGGTTTCGACGACGTACTCGCGGCCCAGTACGACGAGTCCGTGAAGCGTCCCGCAACGAAGCTTCTCACAATGGTCATGGATGTCACCAGTCCGTTCAATCGGTAA
- the cobA gene encoding uroporphyrinogen-III C-methyltransferase: MSGVVTLVGAGPGDPDLITVRGRRAIETADVILHDRLVDKRALGWARPSAEIIDVGKRPGHEDEIQALIVSTAIDRAQRGSHVVRLKGGDPFVFGRGIEEWQAFVAAGIDVVTVPGVSSALAAGPIAGIPLTLRGVARSFTVVTGHTITDAEDSWDRCAQADTLVVLMGVANRRRIARSLINRGRSESEPVAFVENATKDTELVVIATLGEVARGEAYVESPAVWIIGPVIQSRVIL, translated from the coding sequence ATGAGCGGTGTCGTGACGCTCGTCGGGGCTGGCCCCGGCGACCCGGATCTCATCACAGTGAGAGGAAGACGGGCGATCGAGACCGCAGATGTGATCCTGCACGACCGTCTGGTCGATAAACGCGCGCTTGGTTGGGCTCGGCCATCGGCTGAGATCATCGATGTCGGCAAGCGGCCCGGTCACGAAGATGAGATCCAAGCGCTCATCGTTTCGACCGCGATCGACAGGGCGCAGCGTGGATCCCACGTTGTCCGACTCAAGGGTGGAGACCCGTTTGTGTTCGGCAGGGGGATCGAGGAGTGGCAGGCATTTGTAGCCGCCGGGATCGATGTTGTCACCGTTCCCGGGGTGTCGTCGGCGCTCGCCGCCGGTCCGATTGCGGGTATCCCACTGACCCTACGCGGTGTTGCGCGGTCTTTTACGGTGGTCACCGGTCACACGATCACCGACGCCGAGGACTCCTGGGATCGCTGCGCCCAGGCTGATACGCTCGTCGTCTTGATGGGCGTTGCCAACCGACGAAGAATCGCGCGTTCACTCATCAATCGTGGTCGGTCCGAGTCGGAACCCGTGGCATTTGTTGAGAACGCCACAAAGGACACTGAGTTAGTGGTCATCGCGACGCTTGGAGAGGTTGCTCGCGGGGAGGCGTATGTCGAGTCGCCAGCGGTGTGGATAATTGGACCCGTGATACAGTCTCGTGTAATCTTGTAG
- a CDS encoding phosphoadenylyl-sulfate reductase, giving the protein MTTLVRDDARWLTEDVISWGLGREGTLAISISTQRGGLVLLHQILQIKVDIAVLFLDTGYHFQETLEFRDELAARWSLNLITLRPRVSRQELETVRGMVYETNPDACCNERKVEVLREALADYSVWFTALRRGQSASRHDTPKVERYEQSDTHTLYKVNPLVEWTFDDIATYTREHDIPEHPLYAEGYSSVGCAPCTVPTFGAGDSRDGRWNGRKVECGLHIRVTAE; this is encoded by the coding sequence ATGACGACGCTTGTAAGAGACGACGCTCGGTGGTTGACGGAGGACGTCATTTCGTGGGGTCTGGGCCGAGAAGGGACGCTGGCCATTTCAATATCCACCCAGCGGGGTGGACTCGTTCTGCTCCACCAGATCCTCCAGATCAAGGTGGATATCGCGGTGTTATTCCTTGACACGGGGTACCACTTCCAGGAGACGCTTGAGTTCCGTGATGAGCTGGCGGCAAGGTGGAGCCTCAACCTCATCACCTTACGGCCGCGGGTGTCTCGCCAGGAGCTGGAGACCGTTCGCGGGATGGTGTATGAGACAAACCCTGATGCTTGCTGCAACGAACGCAAGGTGGAGGTGTTACGTGAGGCGCTCGCCGATTACTCGGTGTGGTTCACAGCGCTGCGACGCGGTCAGTCGGCCTCTCGGCACGATACGCCGAAGGTAGAACGGTATGAGCAGAGCGACACCCACACGCTGTACAAGGTAAACCCTCTCGTGGAGTGGACGTTCGACGACATCGCGACCTACACACGTGAGCACGACATCCCCGAGCACCCTCTCTATGCGGAGGGGTACTCAAGTGTCGGCTGTGCACCATGCACCGTACCGACATTTGGAGCGGGTGATTCCCGCGACGGACGCTGGAACGGTCGGAAGGTCGAATGCGGCCTCCACATTAGGGTGACTGCAGAATGA
- a CDS encoding threonine ammonia-lyase — MVERLIVEEIVEARKRGSSVVLETPVLPSTSFSKLSGRDVILKAENLQRTGSFKIRGAMNALSLLDDDQAKRGVVAASAGNHAQGIALAAKTLGIPATVFMPEGAAIPKINATESYGATVKIAGANLGEAVEHARAFESETGARFIHPYDDRAIIAGQGTLGLETLEQVPDMATLVLPVGGGGLIGGTSTAIKALRPDITIVGVQSAAIPTYVESRRRGEPTAVEPRPTIADGIACHLPSQLAFDCIERWVDDIVTVDDTAITKSVTLLLERAKYLVEPSGAVTLAALLAGKVASGNGPVVLVLSGGNIDLLLLDQLVRHGQEARGRFASLKVWVADSPGQLAGVLETLAAGGANLLSVEHHREGSGLPFGMVQIQLTFATRSWSHIDEIVAAFEDNGATIKSRPTR; from the coding sequence ATGGTCGAACGCCTCATCGTGGAAGAGATTGTCGAGGCCCGCAAGAGGGGCTCCTCGGTCGTTCTCGAAACGCCTGTGCTGCCGTCGACTTCGTTCTCCAAGCTCAGCGGACGAGACGTGATTCTTAAGGCGGAAAACCTCCAGCGCACAGGGTCGTTCAAGATTCGAGGCGCAATGAACGCCCTGTCTCTCCTCGACGACGATCAGGCAAAACGTGGGGTCGTTGCCGCGTCGGCTGGTAACCACGCCCAAGGGATAGCGCTCGCCGCCAAGACACTCGGCATCCCCGCCACGGTCTTTATGCCCGAGGGAGCTGCCATCCCCAAGATCAACGCGACCGAGAGCTACGGTGCGACGGTCAAGATTGCAGGTGCGAACCTCGGCGAGGCTGTCGAACACGCACGAGCGTTCGAAAGCGAGACCGGCGCACGGTTCATTCACCCTTACGATGATCGGGCCATCATTGCAGGCCAGGGAACACTTGGGCTTGAGACCCTCGAACAGGTACCCGACATGGCGACGCTTGTTCTACCAGTCGGCGGCGGCGGCCTGATCGGTGGCACATCAACCGCGATAAAAGCACTGCGCCCCGACATCACCATCGTCGGGGTTCAATCGGCGGCGATACCGACGTATGTCGAGAGTCGTCGTCGCGGCGAACCAACCGCCGTTGAACCCCGGCCCACAATTGCTGACGGTATCGCGTGTCATCTGCCTTCGCAGCTTGCCTTTGATTGCATCGAGCGCTGGGTAGACGACATCGTGACCGTCGACGACACAGCGATTACCAAGTCGGTGACGCTGCTTCTCGAACGCGCAAAGTATCTCGTCGAACCGAGCGGGGCGGTAACGCTCGCCGCGTTGCTTGCCGGCAAGGTCGCCAGCGGCAACGGACCTGTGGTGTTGGTGCTGTCCGGAGGCAACATTGACCTTCTTCTCCTCGACCAGCTCGTACGCCACGGGCAGGAGGCACGCGGGCGGTTTGCGTCTTTGAAGGTGTGGGTTGCTGACAGCCCGGGCCAACTTGCCGGGGTGCTTGAGACACTCGCCGCCGGGGGCGCCAACCTGTTGTCAGTTGAGCACCACCGCGAGGGTTCCGGTCTGCCGTTTGGCATGGTGCAGATACAGCTCACGTTTGCCACCAGGTCCTGGTCCCACATTGACGAGATCGTCGCTGCCTTTGAAGACAACGGCGCCACAATCAAATCCCGACCAACCCGATAG
- the infA gene encoding translation initiation factor IF-1, protein MAKKDDVIEVEGTVVTPLPNAMFRVKLDNEHEVLCHISGKMRMHYIRILPGDRVRLAMSPYDLDRGRITYRYR, encoded by the coding sequence GTGGCGAAAAAAGACGATGTAATTGAGGTCGAGGGTACTGTTGTGACGCCTCTCCCGAACGCAATGTTTCGGGTGAAGCTTGACAATGAGCATGAGGTGCTGTGCCACATCTCGGGCAAGATGCGGATGCACTACATCCGTATCCTTCCGGGCGACAGGGTACGTTTGGCAATGTCACCGTACGACCTCGACCGAGGCAGAATCACGTACAGGTACCGATGA
- the rplQ gene encoding 50S ribosomal protein L17, with product MPAPRKGKRLGGSPSHQRKILSNLAASLIEAEGITTTVTKAKVLRPFIEKLITKARAGDLHSRRLVLAKLPNNDAVTKLFDEIGPRYADRNGGYTRITKLGPRRGDGTELARIELV from the coding sequence ATGCCTGCACCCCGCAAGGGCAAACGTCTCGGCGGTAGTCCAAGCCACCAGCGCAAGATTCTCTCGAACCTCGCGGCTTCGTTGATCGAGGCAGAGGGGATCACGACAACCGTGACCAAGGCCAAGGTGTTGCGACCGTTTATTGAGAAGCTCATCACGAAGGCTCGCGCAGGCGATCTTCATTCCCGCAGGCTTGTTCTAGCAAAGTTGCCGAACAACGACGCTGTGACGAAACTGTTCGACGAAATTGGTCCACGGTACGCCGACCGCAACGGCGGCTACACCCGAATCACGAAGCTAGGGCCTCGCCGCGGCGACGGTACCGAACTCGCTCGCATCGAGCTGGTCTAA
- the rplM gene encoding 50S ribosomal protein L13: MKPKLQKTYSPKPGDIHRSWFVVDADGATLGRLASEIATILRGKNKPMFAPHMDVGDHVIVINASKVFVTGNKEEDKMYFRHSGFPGGLREVNLGTLRATYPQRIIESAVRGMLPKNRLGRQMIKKMKVYAGPEHPHAAQDPQPLELGKVNR; this comes from the coding sequence ATGAAACCAAAACTTCAGAAAACGTATTCGCCTAAACCCGGCGACATCCATCGCTCTTGGTTCGTGGTTGATGCTGACGGCGCAACTCTTGGTCGTCTGGCCTCCGAGATCGCGACGATCCTTCGCGGGAAGAACAAGCCGATGTTTGCTCCGCACATGGATGTGGGCGACCACGTCATCGTGATCAACGCCAGCAAAGTATTCGTCACCGGCAACAAGGAAGAGGACAAGATGTACTTCCGCCACTCCGGTTTTCCGGGTGGGCTTCGCGAAGTGAACCTTGGGACGCTACGGGCAACCTACCCACAGCGCATTATCGAGTCCGCGGTGAGAGGCATGCTTCCGAAAAACCGCCTCGGCCGTCAAATGATTAAGAAAATGAAGGTGTATGCCGGCCCCGAGCACCCACATGCAGCCCAGGATCCGCAACCGCTTGAGCTTGGAAAGGTTAATCGCTAA
- the rpsK gene encoding 30S ribosomal protein S11 codes for MAQAPRKRRTKRNIPHGQAHIKATFNNTIITLTDLSGQAVGWTSGGSVGFKGSRKSTPYAAQVAAEQAGRRATEMGMRKLDIIVRGSGSGRDTAIRTLQNSGVDITGIRDVTPTPHNGCRPKKRKGR; via the coding sequence ATGGCTCAAGCACCACGTAAACGTCGTACCAAGCGGAACATCCCACACGGCCAAGCCCATATCAAGGCGACGTTCAACAACACGATCATCACCCTCACAGACCTGTCTGGCCAAGCGGTCGGATGGACTTCGGGTGGCTCGGTCGGATTCAAGGGTTCGCGCAAGTCGACGCCATACGCCGCCCAGGTCGCCGCGGAACAGGCCGGGCGTCGCGCTACCGAGATGGGGATGCGCAAGTTGGATATCATCGTCCGCGGTTCGGGTTCGGGTCGGGATACTGCCATCCGCACCCTCCAGAACAGTGGCGTTGACATCACGGGCATCCGTGATGTGACACCTACGCCGCACAACGGTTGCCGCCCTAAGAAGCGGAAGGGCCGTTAG
- the rpsM gene encoding 30S ribosomal protein S13, whose protein sequence is MARIAGTDLPRDKRIEIGLTYVFGIGRSRSLQILEALELDPDTKVRDLTDTEAVELRRFIGEQYTVEGDLRREVAQNIKRKIEIGCYQGLRHRRGLPVRGQRTHTNARTRKGKAVAIAGKKKVQK, encoded by the coding sequence ATGGCACGAATTGCAGGGACTGATCTCCCGAGAGATAAACGAATCGAAATCGGGTTGACCTACGTCTTTGGGATTGGACGCTCACGGTCGCTCCAGATTCTTGAGGCACTCGAACTCGATCCCGACACCAAAGTCCGCGACCTCACCGACACCGAGGCTGTCGAGCTCCGTCGGTTCATCGGTGAGCAGTACACCGTGGAAGGTGACCTTCGTCGCGAGGTAGCACAGAACATCAAGCGCAAAATCGAAATCGGTTGCTACCAGGGACTCCGCCATCGTCGTGGTCTGCCGGTGCGCGGTCAGCGCACCCACACCAACGCCCGCACCCGTAAGGGCAAGGCAGTCGCAATCGCCGGGAAGAAGAAGGTCCAAAAGTAG
- a CDS encoding DNA-directed RNA polymerase subunit alpha, protein MLIVQRPQIEEVEVSEDRSRFVVQPLEPGFGYTLGNTLRRTLLSRIPGAAISSVRIEGVQHEFTTVEGVVEDVVDFILNLKKVVLKIEVDEPVTLYLSVKGAGEVTAGDLKVPAGVEILNPDLHLVTMSKTGKIEAEFGAERGVGYRSADRNKKSEVIGVIPIDSIFSPVTKVAYRVDTTQVGQITNFDKLTVDVETDGSMSPSEAMSSAGKTLRDLLGLFADMEETAGLTLGDVVVADSTSPDLDLPIEALDLSERPRNCLRRAQVQTVGELVTKTEDELLNITNFGQKSLEEVTAKLDELGLSLPASADIDTGTI, encoded by the coding sequence GTGCTCATTGTGCAGCGTCCACAAATAGAAGAAGTCGAGGTCTCTGAGGATCGATCACGGTTCGTGGTCCAACCGCTTGAGCCTGGCTTTGGTTACACACTCGGCAACACCCTGCGTAGGACGCTGCTGTCTCGTATTCCAGGTGCTGCTATCAGTTCCGTTCGTATCGAGGGTGTTCAGCACGAGTTCACAACTGTTGAAGGTGTTGTTGAGGACGTTGTCGACTTTATCCTCAACCTCAAGAAGGTCGTTTTAAAAATTGAGGTTGACGAACCTGTCACCCTTTACTTGTCGGTGAAGGGTGCGGGCGAGGTAACTGCTGGAGACTTGAAGGTCCCCGCTGGTGTTGAGATCCTCAACCCTGATCTGCATCTTGTGACGATGTCTAAGACCGGCAAGATTGAGGCCGAGTTCGGCGCCGAGCGTGGTGTTGGGTATCGCAGCGCTGATCGCAACAAGAAGTCCGAGGTAATCGGAGTGATTCCGATCGACTCGATTTTTTCACCGGTGACCAAAGTTGCCTACAGGGTCGACACGACCCAGGTCGGCCAGATCACCAACTTTGACAAGCTCACTGTTGATGTTGAGACCGATGGTTCCATGTCGCCGTCCGAGGCCATGTCGTCCGCCGGTAAAACCCTGCGCGACCTACTCGGTTTGTTTGCCGACATGGAGGAGACCGCGGGTCTCACGCTCGGAGATGTCGTCGTTGCTGACTCGACGTCGCCAGACTTGGATCTGCCTATCGAGGCGCTTGACCTTTCGGAACGTCCCCGTAACTGCCTGCGTCGTGCGCAGGTGCAGACCGTTGGCGAGCTTGTGACGAAGACCGAAGACGAATTGCTCAACATCACCAACTTTGGGCAGAAGAGCCTTGAGGAAGTCACTGCAAAGCTCGACGAGCTTGGCCTGTCTCTTCCAGCGTCTGCTGATATTGATACAGGGACCATCTAA
- a CDS encoding nitrite/sulfite reductase, with protein MTVRAISDNDLDRALLTDITKFEDMLARYRAGDVDEDVFRSFRLSNGVYGQRQGNDNQMIRVKVPYGSLTPEQLDLLGDLVESHSRGFGHITSRQNIQFHFVHLDAVPEVLRLLASVGLTTREACGDVVRNVQGCHLAGACPVEILDITQWAEAAYRLFLRNPIAQRLPRKFKVNFSGCATDCGQAMFNDIGVIAVATTDESGATQVGFRVYVAGGLGANPHPALALEPFTTREDLLPTLEAILRVFDQAGNRENKLRARMKWLVDTIGFDEVQRRVMEVRRLLPASSSYPGGIPHQVHEFGDEPAAGIAVGEITTLGQGTPVQIRGVSPFDRWSSTNVVRGVRDATVSVYAHAFLGDITGDQFRGLAGIQRAVDADVRITNRQNVVFRGIDADRLGSVHAALVEIGMASPGAEFARDVVACPGADTCNLAITQSRGLAKAIDAALEDAALAEVGGIRINISGCTNSCGHHHVADIGFHGVERRSHGESVPGYQMLVGGYVGDERIEFAQRVCRLPAKNVPAVVVRLVGAFSNARDAGETFAAWIDRAGGIAVLRASVEDLTVVASPAEAPEFYTDFDESVPFAVTLGESECA; from the coding sequence ATGACCGTACGCGCCATTTCCGACAACGACCTCGACCGAGCCCTTCTAACCGACATAACGAAATTTGAAGACATGCTCGCCCGGTACCGGGCCGGTGACGTAGACGAGGACGTCTTCCGCTCGTTCAGGCTCTCCAACGGCGTCTACGGTCAGCGGCAGGGGAATGACAACCAGATGATCCGGGTCAAAGTGCCTTACGGCTCGTTGACCCCGGAACAGCTCGACCTTCTCGGCGATCTCGTCGAGTCGCATTCTCGCGGTTTCGGCCACATCACGAGCCGGCAGAACATCCAGTTTCACTTCGTCCACCTGGACGCTGTGCCGGAAGTTCTCCGGCTCCTGGCATCTGTTGGGTTGACGACTCGTGAGGCGTGCGGCGATGTCGTACGCAATGTTCAGGGCTGTCACCTCGCTGGAGCGTGCCCCGTTGAGATACTTGACATCACCCAGTGGGCCGAGGCAGCGTATCGGCTGTTTCTGCGGAATCCGATCGCTCAACGGCTCCCGCGAAAGTTCAAGGTGAACTTCTCGGGTTGTGCAACCGACTGCGGACAGGCAATGTTCAACGACATCGGCGTTATCGCGGTTGCCACAACAGACGAGTCAGGCGCCACACAGGTTGGTTTCCGGGTATACGTCGCCGGGGGTCTCGGCGCTAACCCGCATCCCGCGTTGGCCCTAGAGCCGTTCACGACCCGTGAGGATCTACTGCCGACACTCGAGGCGATCCTGCGTGTGTTCGACCAGGCGGGTAATCGGGAGAACAAACTTCGTGCCCGGATGAAGTGGCTCGTCGACACTATCGGGTTCGATGAGGTGCAACGCCGCGTGATGGAGGTCCGTCGGTTGCTTCCCGCGTCGTCATCGTATCCGGGAGGTATCCCGCACCAGGTCCACGAGTTCGGCGACGAGCCTGCCGCCGGGATCGCGGTCGGCGAGATCACCACGCTCGGTCAGGGTACTCCTGTGCAGATCAGGGGCGTGTCGCCGTTTGACCGCTGGTCGTCGACGAACGTTGTCCGTGGTGTTCGCGACGCGACGGTATCCGTCTACGCCCATGCGTTCCTCGGAGACATCACAGGCGACCAATTTCGTGGTCTTGCCGGGATCCAGCGCGCCGTCGATGCCGACGTGCGGATCACGAATCGCCAAAATGTGGTGTTCCGTGGCATCGATGCCGACCGGCTGGGTTCAGTGCACGCCGCGCTCGTCGAGATCGGCATGGCCAGCCCCGGTGCAGAGTTCGCACGAGATGTTGTGGCCTGCCCTGGCGCCGACACCTGCAACCTTGCTATCACCCAGTCGCGTGGCCTTGCCAAGGCGATCGATGCCGCACTTGAAGATGCGGCCCTGGCCGAGGTTGGCGGCATCCGGATCAACATCTCGGGGTGCACGAACTCGTGCGGTCACCATCACGTCGCCGATATCGGCTTCCACGGTGTTGAACGTCGCAGCCATGGTGAGTCCGTGCCCGGGTATCAGATGCTGGTCGGCGGCTACGTGGGCGACGAGCGGATCGAGTTTGCTCAGCGGGTCTGTCGGCTTCCGGCGAAGAACGTACCGGCGGTCGTCGTACGCCTTGTCGGGGCATTTTCAAACGCGCGTGATGCAGGCGAGACGTTCGCGGCGTGGATCGACCGGGCCGGTGGTATCGCTGTTCTGCGCGCCTCGGTTGAGGATCTCACGGTGGTCGCCTCGCCAGCCGAGGCTCCGGAGTTCTACACGGATTTCGACGAGTCCGTTCCCTTTGCGGTGACGTTGGGAGAGTCAGAATGCGCGTAG
- the rpmJ gene encoding 50S ribosomal protein L36, producing MKVSASAKKMCDKCRVIRRHGRVRVICPNPRHKQRQG from the coding sequence ATGAAGGTTTCAGCATCAGCAAAAAAGATGTGTGACAAGTGCCGGGTTATCCGGCGCCACGGTCGCGTGCGTGTCATCTGCCCGAATCCGCGACACAAGCAGCGCCAGGGGTAG
- a CDS encoding bifunctional precorrin-2 dehydrogenase/sirohydrochlorin ferrochelatase, producing the protein MRVGHTGPPELYPVLIDLTERRVVVVGGGSVGAQKLRALVAGGAVIEVVSPEATAAVRALDSEGVLSWRQKPFEPQDLDGAVLVISAVNDPDVARAVWEAANERSILANGADDPAHCSFMLPAVHRDGDLVVAISTGGAAPAVATRLRDRIAAMVGHGQGSWLTFLRQFRPMVKASFGTYEERRDAWYRIVDSEAHARFQAGDHDGAATTISHAIGLVTTEGVSG; encoded by the coding sequence ATGCGCGTAGGTCACACCGGACCGCCCGAGTTGTATCCCGTGTTGATCGACCTGACTGAACGCCGCGTGGTCGTCGTTGGCGGCGGCTCGGTCGGCGCGCAGAAGCTTCGAGCTCTTGTGGCGGGCGGGGCTGTTATCGAGGTGGTTTCTCCCGAGGCCACCGCTGCTGTACGCGCTCTCGACAGCGAGGGAGTTTTGTCCTGGCGGCAGAAACCTTTCGAGCCGCAAGACCTCGACGGTGCGGTGCTGGTGATCTCGGCTGTGAACGATCCCGACGTCGCCCGGGCCGTATGGGAGGCGGCAAACGAGCGTTCCATCCTTGCCAACGGCGCCGACGATCCCGCCCACTGTTCCTTCATGCTGCCTGCGGTGCATCGAGACGGTGATCTTGTGGTCGCTATCTCAACTGGTGGCGCGGCTCCGGCCGTGGCGACACGGCTGCGGGATCGGATCGCGGCCATGGTCGGCCACGGGCAGGGTTCCTGGTTGACGTTCTTGCGGCAATTCAGACCAATGGTGAAGGCGTCCTTCGGAACGTACGAGGAAAGGCGAGATGCCTGGTACCGCATCGTCGACTCCGAAGCACACGCCAGGTTTCAGGCGGGCGACCACGACGGGGCGGCGACAACAATCAGTCACGCCATCGGGCTCGTAACGACAGAGGGAGTGTCAGGATGA